GCCGACGCCGGCATATTCGCCTTCCGAGTTCTCGCGCACGATCACCCAGTCGAGCTCCGGGCCCGAGACGTGGCGCAGCGGCGAGGTGATGCCGGGCAGCACCCGCGTCGGGCGGACATTGGCGTATTGGTCGAAGGGCTGGCAGATCGCCAGGCGCAGGCCCCAGAGGGTGACGTGGTCGGGCACGTCGGGCGCTCCGACCGCGCCGAAGAAGATCGCGTCATGGTCCTTGATCTGCTCGCGCCCATCGGCCGGCATCATCAGCCCGGTGCGCTTGTAGTAGTCCGAGCCCCAGTCGAAATGGTCGAAGGCGAAGCCGAACGAGCCATCGCGGCGCGCCAAGGCTTCCAGCACCTCGATGCCGGCCGCAATGACCTCGACGCCGATGCCGTCTCCCGGGATGGCGGCGATGCGATGGGTCTTCATGACGCGTCTCTCCTCGAACCTGTCGTCCGCACCGTCTTTGCGAGCGAAGTCGCTGCGAGTCAACATTGCATTGCAGCTTCCATGGAAGATGCTAGTGTCGCTCTCGGAGGTACGGGATGGTGCTGCGCGGCAAGCCGGTCGAGCCAGTGGGGGAACGGGGCGCAAGCCTTGTCGACGCCGCCTATGGCGCGCTGAAGCATGCGATCCGCGAGAGCGTGTTTCCGCCCGGCTACCAGGCTTCGGCCGGCGAACTGGCCCTGCGGCTCGGCATGAGCCGTACGCCCGTGCATGAGGCGTCGCTGCGCCTGCAGGAGGAGGGGCTCGTCCGCATTCTGCCCAAGCGCGGCATCCTGATCTGCGCGCTCGCTCCCCATGACATCGCCGAGATTTACGAGGTGCTGATCGCGATCGAGGCCGGCGCCGCCGAGCTTGCGGCGCGGCTGCCGGACGCACCACGCCTCGCGCTGGCCGAGGATCTCGACCGCGCCACCAGCGAGATGGGGCAGGCTCTCGCCGCCGGCGACCTCGCCGCCTGGGGGCATGCCGACGAGACGT
This portion of the Bosea sp. OAE506 genome encodes:
- a CDS encoding GntR family transcriptional regulator, whose product is MVLRGKPVEPVGERGASLVDAAYGALKHAIRESVFPPGYQASAGELALRLGMSRTPVHEASLRLQEEGLVRILPKRGILICALAPHDIAEIYEVLIAIEAGAAELAARLPDAPRLALAEDLDRATSEMGQALAAGDLAAWGHADETFHRLLVERCGNGRFARIIQTVNDQSHRARMLTLRLRPRLPASEAEHRDTSDAIRRGLPDAAHEAARRHRIRARDELLPLIESVGLRHM